A stretch of Clostridia bacterium DNA encodes these proteins:
- a CDS encoding FtsX-like permease family protein, with amino-acid sequence MRILNRMLYRDVKAHKAQLIAVSVVLMFGVFSFLSTYISYVNINRAAEFYYDEYRFLDYYAKANHIDESTARTLSKESGVLAAEPRISEEARIDIGETRVSVKVNSLPDNREPYVNQLYYFEGKAPQEGKNQCLVSSTLQEYHNLQIGQEIELIAEGKETTLQVSGVVASPEYIYEVSNSNSLYSVPGEYGIVYLNEKFMQNLFGYQGSYNEIHFLLEPAVAEMTIDNIEEVLKDSGFVAGIKREDQISNSLLRQEIDQLQNMAVLFPILFMSISIFMLYIMMKRIIQNQRISLGTMKALGLYRRDILSYYLKLGGISGVVGSLIGAALGSYGGIALNEYYTLYFHIPVMNVEIDPVLLLIAIGSGVGVTLLGAYFAGRSAFALMPAEAMRPVAPEVVIGFDYEKRLGKIWHRVPFGWKMVIRNIGRKKFRTAATALGVCFTVIMLLVSMFMGDTTDNLMQKNFHEYQKYDIKANFIAPVAFQDIRALAEIEGVEILEPVLDVGVKLTYKGEEKDILLSGVKPDTQMVSLKDKRDRQLSIPSSGIVMPASYAENMGISVGDVVSIEPYDKRLTKKQVTVVALAEQYMDFSSYTDIEYLGKLFDDSRYATGILVTADEEHYMSIEDELQDYPYVMSVSNRAEMVAWLESMMGFVNVYMGVMLLISGIIGFAIIFNSTLINIAERKRELASLRVLGYRIREIKKMLERENMLIAVLALVPGIYLGYQISILFGKTFTNDMYNLVIVISTRSYLITIISTLFFVWFAGVAVRSRIHSLDMVEVLKDREG; translated from the coding sequence ATGAGAATACTGAACCGCATGTTGTATAGAGACGTCAAAGCACACAAAGCGCAGCTGATTGCAGTCAGTGTTGTGTTGATGTTCGGCGTGTTTTCCTTTCTATCGACGTATATCTCTTATGTAAATATTAACCGGGCGGCAGAATTCTACTATGATGAATACCGTTTTTTAGACTATTATGCCAAAGCCAATCATATTGATGAATCCACGGCAAGGACTTTGTCGAAAGAATCGGGAGTTCTTGCTGCTGAACCACGAATAAGTGAGGAAGCAAGAATTGACATAGGGGAAACGCGGGTTTCAGTCAAGGTAAATAGCTTACCGGATAATCGAGAACCATACGTAAATCAGCTTTACTACTTTGAAGGTAAGGCGCCACAGGAAGGCAAGAATCAATGTTTGGTTTCCTCAACATTGCAAGAATACCATAATTTGCAAATCGGGCAAGAGATTGAATTAATTGCTGAGGGCAAGGAGACTACCTTGCAAGTTTCCGGTGTAGTGGCAAGTCCGGAGTATATCTATGAAGTTTCCAACTCCAATTCTCTTTATTCGGTACCTGGAGAATATGGCATTGTCTACCTGAATGAAAAATTCATGCAAAATCTATTCGGCTACCAAGGCTCCTATAATGAAATTCATTTTTTACTTGAGCCAGCCGTTGCTGAGATGACGATAGATAATATTGAAGAAGTGTTGAAAGATTCAGGCTTTGTAGCTGGTATCAAGCGAGAGGATCAAATTTCCAATTCGCTACTCCGACAGGAAATTGATCAGCTGCAGAATATGGCAGTGCTGTTTCCAATTTTGTTTATGAGCATTTCAATATTCATGCTCTATATTATGATGAAGAGAATCATTCAAAATCAACGCATTTCCCTTGGAACCATGAAGGCACTGGGACTGTATCGAAGGGACATCCTGTCATACTATCTGAAATTAGGTGGAATTAGTGGGGTAGTCGGTTCTCTCATAGGGGCAGCCTTAGGGAGCTATGGAGGGATAGCGCTGAATGAATACTATACCTTGTACTTTCATATCCCAGTAATGAATGTAGAAATTGATCCTGTCTTGCTACTCATTGCCATTGGCAGCGGGGTTGGTGTAACCCTCTTAGGTGCTTACTTTGCTGGTCGTTCGGCCTTTGCTTTGATGCCAGCAGAGGCGATGCGTCCGGTAGCCCCTGAAGTGGTAATTGGCTTTGACTACGAAAAGAGACTAGGAAAAATTTGGCACAGGGTTCCTTTCGGTTGGAAAATGGTTATTCGTAATATTGGCCGAAAGAAATTCAGGACAGCCGCAACGGCATTGGGCGTATGCTTTACGGTCATCATGCTTCTAGTCAGTATGTTTATGGGAGATACCACAGACAATCTTATGCAAAAGAACTTCCATGAATACCAAAAGTATGACATTAAAGCAAACTTTATTGCACCAGTAGCCTTCCAGGATATAAGAGCATTGGCAGAAATAGAAGGCGTAGAAATCTTAGAACCAGTGTTGGATGTAGGCGTGAAGTTGACCTACAAGGGAGAAGAAAAAGATATCTTGCTGAGCGGTGTCAAACCAGACACCCAGATGGTAAGCTTGAAAGACAAAAGGGACCGTCAGCTGTCGATTCCCTCATCGGGTATTGTGATGCCTGCCAGCTATGCTGAGAATATGGGTATTTCGGTGGGAGATGTGGTTAGTATTGAACCATATGATAAACGACTTACTAAAAAGCAGGTTACGGTGGTCGCTTTAGCAGAACAGTACATGGATTTTTCTAGCTATACAGATATTGAGTATCTTGGAAAGCTATTTGACGATTCGAGGTATGCTACTGGTATCTTAGTAACAGCTGATGAAGAACACTATATGAGCATTGAGGATGAGTTGCAGGATTATCCCTATGTCATGTCTGTAAGCAACCGGGCGGAAATGGTAGCTTGGTTGGAGAGCATGATGGGATTTGTGAATGTTTACATGGGTGTGATGCTACTGATTTCCGGGATTATTGGTTTTGCCATAATTTTTAATAGCACCCTAATCAATATTGCGGAGAGAAAACGAGAATTGGCAAGTCTGAGAGTACTAGGATATCGCATTCGTGAAATCAAAAAAATGCTAGAACGGGAGAATATGCTAATCGCTGTATTGGCTTTGGTTCCAGGCATCTACCTGGGATACCAAATTAGCATTCTTTTCGGGAAAACCTTTACCAATGATATGTACAACCTAGTAATTGTCATATCGACTAGAAGTTACTTGATTACCATTATTTCAACGCTGTTTTTCGTCTGGTTTGCAGGCGTAGCTGTACGCTCACGCATACACAGTCTTGATATGGTGGAAGTTCTAAAAGATCGTGAGGGATAA
- a CDS encoding ABC transporter ATP-binding protein yields the protein MNKEAIFDIRDVTKVYDMGEVQVHALQGVNLQVARGELVVVLGASGSGKSTLLNIIGGMDFATQGEILYRGEDISTYSESELTEFRRQEVGYVFQFYNLMPALTVRENVELASEIKSDALDVMDVLKQVGLEDRVNHFPSQLSGGEQQRVAIARAIAKNPEVLLCDEPTGALDFTTGLKILEIIKHIHETSDRTILLITHNKDIAQMADRVVRMRSGQILETFRNESPKDPSEISW from the coding sequence ATGAACAAGGAGGCCATCTTTGATATTCGAGACGTCACCAAGGTCTATGATATGGGAGAGGTACAGGTTCATGCCTTGCAAGGAGTTAATTTGCAAGTTGCTCGTGGTGAGCTGGTGGTAGTATTGGGAGCCAGCGGATCGGGTAAGAGTACCCTTCTGAATATTATCGGAGGGATGGACTTTGCCACACAAGGAGAAATCCTATATCGAGGTGAGGACATATCAACCTATAGCGAATCGGAATTAACTGAATTTCGCAGACAAGAAGTTGGCTACGTGTTTCAGTTTTATAACCTAATGCCGGCATTGACGGTGCGAGAAAATGTAGAACTCGCTTCTGAAATCAAGTCGGACGCCTTGGATGTTATGGATGTGCTTAAACAGGTGGGGTTGGAAGATAGAGTCAATCATTTTCCATCTCAACTTTCGGGTGGAGAACAGCAAAGAGTGGCGATTGCTCGGGCAATCGCCAAGAACCCCGAAGTACTTTTATGTGATGAACCTACAGGCGCCTTGGATTTTACGACTGGCCTCAAAATCCTAGAAATCATTAAACATATTCACGAGACTAGCGATCGAACAATCTTACTCATTACCCACAACAAGGATATTGCTCAAATGGCCGATAGGGTCGTTCGCATGCGAAGCGGACAAATCTTAGAGACGTTTCGTAATGAATCTCCGAAGGATCCTTCAGAGATAAGTTGGTGA
- a CDS encoding efflux RND transporter periplasmic adaptor subunit — protein MMKKKNKDKQKTKGKGFRWLLLLGVVIVAGVLLFYSMKPAEVLGIQVALSDIEESIEIDGYVALEEEITVYSSHAGYVRNLLADKGLDVLVADFLMNVEDSGINLGAKTLDASLAEAKSLLSLAANDNSYARDRYEKQKLLFEAGAASESDYQAALNAYRTTGSAYNAALARVDQIKLQLDEAVRSEEKQKITAPIQGKILDVFVQEEAYVAPGSPLVRIGNLDSRIIEASVLVDDMDDLDIADPVTLSANYLDQELKGTIEWISPSAETSFSTLGVEQKRVPLKISFDLSNDILQPGYSLDCSIQTTSSKQTMVLDRKAIFSHNGADYVYLIKDGLLIESPVVLGLEELERVEIVEGLDVGDWVVATPDVDTKDGMKVKRIEE, from the coding sequence ATGATGAAAAAGAAGAACAAAGACAAGCAGAAGACTAAAGGTAAGGGATTTCGATGGCTGCTGTTGCTAGGTGTAGTGATAGTTGCTGGAGTATTGCTTTTTTATTCCATGAAACCAGCTGAGGTATTGGGTATCCAAGTTGCCCTTTCAGATATTGAGGAGAGCATCGAAATCGATGGTTATGTAGCTTTGGAAGAGGAGATTACGGTTTACAGCTCTCACGCTGGCTATGTCCGCAATTTGCTAGCAGACAAAGGATTGGATGTGTTGGTAGCAGACTTTCTAATGAACGTTGAGGATTCTGGTATCAATTTGGGTGCTAAGACGCTGGATGCTTCTTTGGCTGAAGCCAAATCATTACTTTCCTTGGCAGCCAACGACAATAGCTATGCACGGGATCGATATGAAAAGCAAAAGCTCTTATTTGAGGCTGGAGCAGCATCAGAGTCAGATTACCAAGCCGCTCTCAATGCATATCGAACTACCGGCAGTGCCTACAATGCCGCATTGGCGAGAGTGGACCAGATAAAATTGCAATTAGATGAAGCCGTTCGTAGCGAAGAAAAACAGAAAATTACGGCACCTATACAAGGCAAGATTTTAGATGTGTTTGTGCAGGAAGAAGCCTATGTGGCTCCAGGCAGTCCTTTGGTCCGGATTGGCAACTTGGATTCTCGGATTATTGAAGCTAGTGTATTGGTTGACGATATGGATGATTTGGATATAGCTGATCCAGTGACCTTGTCTGCGAACTACTTGGATCAAGAGCTTAAGGGAACCATCGAATGGATTTCCCCATCGGCGGAAACCTCATTTTCAACCTTGGGCGTGGAACAAAAACGTGTTCCCCTAAAGATATCCTTTGACTTATCAAATGATATCTTACAGCCGGGATATAGCTTAGACTGTAGCATCCAGACCACCAGCAGTAAACAAACAATGGTATTGGACCGCAAAGCAATATTCAGCCATAATGGTGCTGATTACGTATATTTGATTAAGGATGGGTTACTTATAGAGAGTCCTGTTGTTTTGGGCTTGGAAGAGTTAGAACGTGTTGAGATTGTGGAAGGACTTGATGTTGGTGATTGGGTGGTTGCCACACCCGATGTCGATACCAAAGATGGCATGAAAGTGAAGAGGATAGAAGAATAA
- a CDS encoding GntR family transcriptional regulator, with protein MEKNRYKSKSELVFEEIWERVTHGILKPGDRFSAQEIAEELGVSRTPVNEAMKRMSEYGLIRILPNVGYQVNVLRWRDIEDIMRIECLLETEGLRLNKNGFDSALIQELKDINRRTIEALERKDRQAYYRLTDEFHVRFIHLSGSRILQDVFVKNRHYAGWDDGKILEMTESLKELLRDHDAALDLLLEGRLDEAIENLKIHSEQSIQLVHQSLKNSKYPGI; from the coding sequence ATGGAAAAGAATCGTTATAAGAGCAAAAGTGAACTGGTGTTTGAAGAAATATGGGAACGAGTTACCCATGGTATTTTAAAGCCAGGAGATCGTTTCAGTGCTCAAGAAATTGCCGAGGAATTGGGGGTCAGCCGTACTCCGGTCAATGAGGCCATGAAGAGAATGTCTGAATATGGTCTAATACGAATTTTACCCAATGTAGGCTATCAAGTTAATGTGCTAAGATGGCGGGATATTGAGGATATCATGCGAATTGAGTGCCTTCTAGAAACGGAGGGACTCAGGCTGAATAAAAATGGATTTGATTCGGCTCTTATTCAGGAACTAAAAGATATCAATAGGAGAACGATTGAGGCCTTAGAACGCAAAGACCGACAAGCCTATTACCGATTGACAGATGAATTTCACGTCCGTTTTATTCACCTGTCTGGATCACGAATTTTGCAGGATGTATTCGTGAAAAACCGTCACTATGCGGGATGGGATGATGGGAAAATACTGGAAATGACGGAGTCACTCAAGGAATTGCTGAGGGACCACGATGCGGCTTTGGACCTCTTACTTGAGGGTCGGCTGGATGAAGCCATTGAGAATTTGAAGATTCACTCGGAACAATCCATCCAACTGGTACATCAAAGTTTAAAAAATAGTAAATATCCGGGTATATAA
- a CDS encoding FAD-binding oxidoreductase yields MLNEYDYIVVGAGVVGLAITGHLAKKNKKVLLVEQNDYGTAASGTNLGQLSVTDRNPGLEIEMVRETFAAYAEANAEYKLEYLRKGGLCTLETDEDIAIAERLVPEKKAKGYDLELLYGDEITRVEPYIENLKGGVYSPDEGRINPFKVNHWLMQEALDAGAKYLSYTKVHSFEETKTGITCITSDRSYTAKKVVLATGSWSKELLSGIGVDLPIDYIRGTAMVTQTFPKMINGPVEDGAFFTGNVPDGDTIYFGGVQEENGSIVIAQANRVGVDYNTEVDNLDLTKMAKLFLSHFPVLKDIQIVRSWSGNTTTTQDDEPFWGFCQNHPRLFLAIAFKGAFSLAPAVGRRTADWLVDGCYDERYEKWSPNRMGLNKEEA; encoded by the coding sequence ATGCTTAATGAGTATGATTATATAGTAGTGGGAGCGGGCGTTGTGGGTTTGGCCATTACGGGCCATCTCGCTAAGAAGAACAAGAAAGTTTTGCTAGTCGAACAAAATGACTATGGAACGGCAGCATCGGGGACCAATTTAGGACAGCTTTCCGTAACTGACCGGAATCCTGGTCTTGAGATTGAGATGGTCAGGGAAACGTTTGCGGCCTATGCTGAAGCGAATGCGGAATACAAACTAGAATATTTACGAAAAGGCGGGCTTTGTACTTTGGAGACGGATGAAGACATAGCCATTGCTGAGCGTTTGGTTCCAGAAAAAAAAGCCAAGGGCTACGATTTAGAGCTTCTTTATGGAGATGAAATTACCAGGGTGGAGCCCTATATAGAAAATTTGAAAGGTGGCGTCTATTCTCCTGATGAAGGTCGCATAAACCCATTTAAAGTGAATCATTGGCTGATGCAAGAAGCCTTGGATGCAGGTGCAAAATATCTATCTTATACGAAAGTGCACAGCTTTGAAGAAACCAAAACAGGAATTACTTGCATCACGTCAGACCGATCTTATACAGCAAAGAAGGTAGTCTTGGCTACAGGGTCTTGGAGTAAGGAACTGTTATCTGGAATTGGAGTTGATCTTCCGATTGACTATATCCGAGGAACCGCCATGGTGACGCAGACCTTTCCGAAGATGATTAATGGACCGGTCGAAGACGGTGCTTTTTTCACAGGAAATGTCCCCGATGGAGATACCATCTATTTTGGGGGTGTTCAGGAAGAAAATGGCAGTATTGTTATTGCACAGGCCAATCGAGTAGGCGTGGACTATAACACGGAGGTGGACAACTTGGACTTGACGAAAATGGCAAAGCTCTTTTTGAGTCATTTCCCGGTCTTGAAAGATATACAGATTGTTAGATCTTGGTCGGGTAATACGACTACAACGCAGGATGATGAACCATTTTGGGGCTTTTGCCAAAACCACCCCAGGCTGTTTTTAGCCATTGCCTTCAAGGGAGCGTTTTCTCTGGCTCCTGCTGTTGGGAGGCGTACTGCGGATTGGTTGGTTGATGGATGCTATGATGAGCGTTATGAAAAATGGAGTCCCAATCGGATGGGACTAAATAAGGAGGAAGCATGA
- a CDS encoding FAD-dependent oxidoreductase: protein MNNSKIDLIVIGAGPAGLGAAIEAAKRGAKVLVVDENARPGGQLFKQIHKFFGSKEHMAGTRGFRIGEKLLREAEEYGVTVLLDTLAWGIFKDNVVAVRKGTQAYSIQAKKVIIATGATENALSFKGCTKPGVITGGAAQTMVNIQRVTPGEKILMVGTGNVGLIVSYQLMQAGAEVVGIVEAAPAVGGYDVHANKVRKAGVPIYLGHTVIEALGKDEVTGALIAPVDCDFKPQMEDAFQVECDTICLAVGLAPRIDLAMNAGCEHIFSPVLGGHMPWHDNRMRSLPDVYVAGDVAGIEEASSALEEGKLAGVAAADDLGLLNPKEKESIYQEIESRLNKLRSGIYGDKRREAKCELIEKGGKNNE, encoded by the coding sequence ATGAATAATTCCAAGATTGACTTAATCGTCATTGGTGCAGGCCCGGCCGGATTAGGCGCTGCTATAGAGGCGGCCAAACGAGGAGCAAAAGTTCTGGTCGTTGATGAGAATGCTAGACCCGGTGGACAATTATTCAAGCAAATTCATAAGTTCTTTGGTTCAAAGGAACATATGGCAGGGACACGCGGATTTAGAATTGGAGAAAAGCTACTGCGCGAAGCAGAGGAATATGGTGTCACTGTATTGCTAGATACGCTAGCCTGGGGAATTTTTAAGGATAATGTAGTAGCGGTCAGAAAAGGCACTCAGGCTTACTCAATCCAAGCGAAAAAAGTAATAATTGCAACAGGTGCTACAGAAAATGCACTTAGTTTCAAGGGCTGCACCAAGCCAGGGGTAATAACAGGTGGTGCTGCACAGACTATGGTGAATATTCAAAGAGTAACACCTGGAGAAAAAATTTTAATGGTCGGCACAGGTAACGTGGGATTGATCGTATCCTACCAGCTGATGCAAGCAGGGGCAGAGGTCGTTGGCATTGTAGAAGCAGCCCCGGCTGTTGGAGGTTACGATGTACATGCTAATAAAGTACGAAAAGCTGGTGTTCCGATTTATTTGGGCCATACAGTAATCGAGGCTTTGGGCAAAGATGAGGTTACGGGGGCATTAATAGCGCCGGTGGATTGTGATTTCAAGCCTCAAATGGAAGACGCCTTCCAGGTGGAGTGTGACACCATTTGTCTTGCTGTTGGTTTAGCACCGAGGATTGATTTGGCCATGAATGCGGGCTGCGAACACATATTTAGTCCGGTACTGGGTGGTCATATGCCTTGGCACGATAATAGAATGCGGTCTTTACCGGATGTCTATGTTGCTGGCGATGTAGCTGGCATTGAAGAAGCAAGCTCCGCGCTGGAGGAAGGTAAACTTGCGGGGGTGGCCGCTGCTGATGATTTAGGACTTTTAAATCCAAAGGAAAAGGAGTCTATCTATCAAGAAATCGAGTCTCGATTAAACAAACTCCGAAGTGGCATATATGGTGATAAGAGAAGAGAAGCAAAATGTGAACTGATCGAAAAGGGGGGTAAAAATAATGAGTAA
- a CDS encoding (2Fe-2S)-binding protein produces MRVEKHPILGDAGERETVNIVVDGRPIQARKGESIAAAMLAEKLRICRRTARLKEARGLFCGIGQCTDCVMQVNGVPNIRTCITEVQEGMVVCSQEGVGTWEAKDE; encoded by the coding sequence ATGAGAGTCGAAAAACATCCCATATTGGGAGATGCAGGTGAAAGAGAAACCGTGAACATCGTTGTTGATGGTAGACCCATCCAAGCTCGAAAAGGTGAGAGTATTGCTGCGGCCATGCTAGCAGAGAAGCTTCGTATCTGTCGCCGTACGGCTAGGCTTAAAGAAGCAAGAGGCCTATTTTGTGGTATCGGACAGTGTACAGACTGCGTGATGCAGGTGAACGGCGTACCCAATATCAGAACGTGCATTACCGAGGTGCAAGAAGGAATGGTTGTATGTAGCCAAGAAGGTGTGGGAACATGGGAGGCCAAAGATGAATAA
- the htpG gene encoding molecular chaperone HtpG, with translation MSKNIEKMEFQTEVKKMLDIVIHSLYTDVEIFLRELISNGTDAMEKARYMQVSGDAELAGPPLEIHISTDEEKNTLTIEDAGIGMSKEELIENLGTIAHSGAKTFIEKLGESDSKDVNLIGQFGVGFYSAFMVADSVELFTKSITGMPGVYWKSEGAGTYEIAEDDSVERGTKILLHLKSSCAEFAKPDRLKDIIKQYSSFVSFPVLVEGERVNTVDALWLKNKKEITEEEYQEFYKFVGGDYQEPLITYHFSVDAPLAIHSILYVPKENMELRGFGQLDPGVRLYSKRVMIQEVNDSLLPKWLRFLKGVVDSPEIPLNISRETMQDSMLMKKIGKVLTGRFLKYLSDLSKKDPDTYLEFYKKFGVYLKEGLASDSDNKEKLIKLLRFESSKEESGKLISVDDYLARQEENENKADEIYYMSGASREVIEKSPYLEIFAKKDQEVLYTFDGLDDYVLSMSGEYKGKHFVSAETADLSYEDEHKGLDEEQAKELAEWFKETLGDKVSDVKASKRLLDSPVLVKSSMGMSSNLEKWLTMMDANPGTMPRVLEFNPHHPLLMSLYEHRDEKEKSVLLAKQLFDNAMLAAGLPVDFPELVARINRLMEESFQ, from the coding sequence ATGAGTAAGAACATAGAAAAAATGGAGTTTCAAACAGAAGTTAAAAAGATGCTGGATATTGTCATACACTCGTTGTATACCGATGTAGAGATATTTTTACGGGAACTAATTTCAAATGGTACGGATGCTATGGAAAAGGCGAGATACATGCAAGTATCGGGGGATGCAGAATTGGCTGGTCCGCCATTAGAAATCCATATTAGTACCGACGAAGAAAAGAATACCCTGACCATCGAGGATGCGGGTATCGGGATGAGCAAAGAAGAGTTGATTGAAAATCTAGGAACCATAGCACATTCTGGTGCTAAAACGTTTATTGAAAAGTTGGGTGAAAGTGATTCCAAAGATGTCAATTTGATTGGACAATTTGGTGTCGGATTTTACTCTGCCTTTATGGTGGCAGATAGTGTGGAACTATTTACGAAATCGATAACTGGAATGCCTGGGGTCTACTGGAAAAGCGAAGGAGCTGGTACCTACGAAATTGCCGAAGATGACAGCGTAGAACGGGGCACAAAAATTTTACTGCATTTGAAATCTAGCTGTGCTGAATTTGCAAAACCAGATCGGTTGAAGGATATCATTAAACAGTATTCCTCCTTTGTCAGCTTCCCTGTCTTGGTGGAGGGTGAACGAGTCAACACAGTAGATGCACTATGGCTCAAAAATAAGAAAGAAATTACGGAAGAAGAGTATCAGGAGTTCTATAAGTTTGTAGGCGGGGATTATCAAGAACCGTTGATTACCTACCACTTTAGTGTTGATGCACCATTGGCTATTCATTCTATCCTCTATGTACCCAAGGAAAATATGGAGCTTAGAGGCTTTGGACAACTTGACCCTGGTGTTAGGTTGTACAGCAAGAGAGTGATGATTCAAGAAGTGAATGACTCTCTATTGCCCAAATGGTTGCGTTTCCTAAAAGGCGTAGTTGACAGCCCAGAGATTCCCTTAAATATTTCTAGGGAAACGATGCAAGACAGTATGCTGATGAAAAAAATTGGCAAGGTACTAACAGGAAGGTTCCTGAAATATCTATCAGACTTAAGCAAGAAAGACCCGGATACTTATCTAGAATTTTATAAGAAATTTGGGGTTTACTTGAAAGAAGGTTTGGCTTCAGATAGCGACAATAAGGAAAAGCTAATCAAACTGTTGCGCTTTGAGTCCTCTAAAGAGGAAAGTGGTAAACTAATTTCAGTTGACGACTATTTGGCAAGACAAGAAGAAAATGAAAATAAGGCAGATGAAATATACTACATGAGTGGTGCTAGTAGGGAGGTTATTGAAAAGAGTCCTTATTTAGAAATCTTTGCGAAGAAGGATCAAGAAGTTTTATATACTTTTGATGGCTTGGATGATTACGTGCTGTCTATGTCTGGTGAGTACAAGGGTAAACATTTTGTATCAGCAGAAACAGCAGACCTCTCTTACGAAGATGAGCACAAGGGACTTGATGAAGAACAAGCGAAAGAATTGGCCGAATGGTTTAAGGAAACCTTGGGTGATAAAGTAAGTGATGTGAAGGCCTCTAAACGACTATTGGATAGTCCTGTTTTGGTTAAGAGTTCCATGGGTATGAGTAGCAACTTAGAAAAATGGTTGACTATGATGGATGCTAACCCGGGTACCATGCCAAGAGTGCTAGAGTTTAATCCCCATCATCCTTTGCTGATGTCGCTGTACGAACATAGAGATGAGAAAGAAAAAAGTGTGTTGCTCGCCAAACAGCTGTTTGACAATGCGATGCTGGCGGCGGGATTGCCTGTTGATTTTCCTGAACTGGTGGCTAGAATCAACCGTTTGATGGAAGAATCTTTCCAGTAA
- a CDS encoding (2Fe-2S)-binding protein: MSKNKLLADIYCIEPIPCNPCETSCPFGAITIGENITNLPVVNEDLCRGCGICLAICPGLAIRLLQEEYKDGTSLVAFPYEYEPLPEKGDLVQPVDMQGKVLGEGTVIKLQKPLKDDPTRLVYVEVSREIAREVRSIKRLKKEKVEEDIIVCRCEEIGMKEILAAIEKGDRSLNAIKRRTRAGMGLCQGKTCSKLISRMISEETGLKANEIDPSSKRQPVNPITLGTLASTAEHPLIQDLDELKRELES, from the coding sequence ATGAGTAAAAACAAATTATTAGCTGATATATACTGCATAGAACCGATTCCGTGCAACCCCTGCGAAACCTCATGCCCTTTTGGTGCCATCACCATAGGTGAAAACATCACCAACTTGCCGGTTGTGAACGAGGATTTGTGCAGAGGCTGTGGTATATGCTTGGCGATATGCCCAGGCTTAGCGATAAGACTATTACAAGAAGAGTACAAGGATGGCACTTCCTTAGTGGCTTTTCCCTATGAATATGAACCACTACCAGAAAAAGGAGATCTGGTTCAACCGGTTGATATGCAAGGCAAGGTATTGGGAGAGGGAACCGTTATAAAGCTTCAAAAACCCTTGAAGGATGATCCGACCCGACTTGTTTATGTGGAAGTTTCTAGAGAGATTGCAAGGGAGGTTCGGAGTATCAAGCGACTTAAGAAAGAAAAAGTCGAGGAAGATATTATCGTGTGTCGTTGTGAAGAAATCGGTATGAAAGAAATATTGGCAGCCATTGAAAAAGGCGACCGAAGTCTGAATGCAATTAAGAGACGGACCAGAGCCGGAATGGGTCTATGCCAAGGAAAGACCTGCAGCAAGTTGATTTCCAGAATGATTTCAGAGGAAACTGGCTTGAAGGCAAATGAGATAGACCCTTCAAGCAAGCGCCAGCCAGTCAACCCAATAACGCTAGGAACTCTAGCGAGTACAGCGGAGCATCCTTTGATTCAGGATTTGGATGAGCTGAAGCGGGAATTGGAATCGTAG